Below is a window of Fluviibacter phosphoraccumulans DNA.
CTTCGACGGCAATCTCAAGTCTGCACCGACACCCAGAGCTCAGGCAGGTCTGATCGGCAATCGTAACCTGCTACTTGCCAAGGGTACGCTGCTCGATTGTGTCCTGAATACCGCTATTAACTCAACAATACCCGGCATGGTCTCCTGCACGTTGACGCGGAATGTCTACAGCGACAACGGCAAAGTTCTCTTGCTGGAGCGCGGATCGACGGTCACCGGTGAGTTCGGGGGGCGGGTCAGGACAGGTCAGAGCCGCATTTACGTGCTCTGGAACCGGATCAAGACGCCAAAAGGCGTGGTGGTGAATCTCGATTCTCCGGGCTCGGATGCTTTAGGTCGATCCGGTGTTGATGGAGAGGTGGACAAGCACTGGGGTGAACGGATCGGGAATGCCTTCCTGCTCTCGCTCATCCAGGATGCCATCGGTTATGCCGCCACAAGGGGCAATAACCAGAACGGTAGCTCGCAGATGTATTTCCAGAATACGCAGCAGACCGGCGACAACATGGCCAACACGATCCTCAAGGACTCACTCCAGATCCCACCGACGATTACCAAGAAGCAGGGTGAGCGCGTGGCCATCTTTGTGGCACGGGATCTCGACTTCTCGGCTGTCTATGACCTGAT
It encodes the following:
- the virB10 gene encoding type IV secretion system protein VirB10 — its product is MMSEAQNTPDSLPDSLVTEGRGGPAIQERPFWSKVMAGKESWLPATLVGVILAVVAGIGFFFLRDAHFSESGAKRFDSRNSGTSLKASRELGAAGDGGQAPLPPVAKLPDPVNPPMPVGPVSVHPVTPAPAGAAPRNRFDAPLLPNEGTGKDGQGGYGGGSATMVQPASTGTPAAQQGSNAGTFDGNLKSAPTPRAQAGLIGNRNLLLAKGTLLDCVLNTAINSTIPGMVSCTLTRNVYSDNGKVLLLERGSTVTGEFGGRVRTGQSRIYVLWNRIKTPKGVVVNLDSPGSDALGRSGVDGEVDKHWGERIGNAFLLSLIQDAIGYAATRGNNQNGSSQMYFQNTQQTGDNMANTILKDSLQIPPTITKKQGERVAIFVARDLDFSAVYDLMPQTPVTQLPVQQTNTPQP